A genomic segment from Dermatobacter hominis encodes:
- a CDS encoding DNA-directed RNA polymerase subunit beta' codes for MLDVNLFDQLRIGLATADAIRMWSNGEVKKPETINYRTLKPEKDGLFCEKIFGPTKDWECYCGKYKRVRFRGIICERCGVEVTRSKVRRERMGHIELAAPAVHIWYLRGTRSWLAYLLSGIEPREELKAKQLEKVIYFAANLVTHVDEERRHNDLTSLEAEMLGERDAIEKDRELELARRMEELEGELEALEAEGAKESDLASRRKAADKDLAAIRETYDDELELLNRVWDEFKDLYPRQIIEDETLWRELQDRYADYFEGGMGAGAIKLLIDRIDLEEEERKLREAIDPEEGRKPLSAQRKQKAIKRLKIVAAFNRQDENGSRVNDPRAMILDVVPVIPPDLRPMVQLDGGRFATSDLNDLYRRVINRNNRLKRLLDLGAPEIIVNNEKRMLQEAVDALFDNGRRGRPVTGPGSRPLKSLSDMLKGKQGRFRQNLLGKRVDYSGRSVIVVGPTLQLHQCGLPKLMALELFKPFVMKALVDKELAQNIKSAKRMVERRRPQVWDVLEDVIKEHPVLLNRAPTLHRLGIQAFEPILVEGKAIQIHPLVCAAFNADFDGDQMAVHLPLSAEAQAEARVLMLSANNMLSPAHGKPLVTPTQDMIIGAFYLTSQVDGADGEGRVYKRMDQVERDIESGELSIHATIEYRGSEFPDLLESPANGSAAVWRKTTAGRLLFNRALPSGFGFVDEPVRKREMTSIVDRLAIEFERAVAADALDAMKSLCFNYAMRSGLTISIDDVQTPSDKYDILDRHEAEADKVEKQFRRGIITDGERKQKEVEIWTTATAEVTRAMQQAMQAKQFNPIDMMVGSGARGNMMQVRQIAGMRGLVANPRGDMIPRPIKSNFREGLSVLEYFIATPGARKGLVDTALRTADSGYLTRRLVDVAQELIINDRDPFAEGGPIRSITIEDVRPDEAGKRFYLETRLFSRTLAEDITLADGNELPKGTLVGTEEMEALRDDPGVTSVRVLSPLTDESELGISGAAYGLSLATGRNIEPGEAVGVIAAQSIGEPGTQLTMRTFHTGGVAASGGDITGGLPRVVELFEARTPRNKAVLARISGVVRIDDEDGKVWNVTVVGDDGTEDLHAIERERPLRIREGDEVTAGDALVEGPRDPKELLEIKGVRSVQQYLVDEVQRVYRDQGVSIHDKHIELIVRQMTRRIAIQEPGESDFLPGERVDQRVFADTNRQLVTEGKKPAEGRPELMGITKASLATDSWLSAASFQETTRVLTEAAIESRSDGLLGLKENIIIGKLIPAGTGMNQYQEIQTFAPEYEPLDYFSSDAADDSASIAQWLANLGGPSDEELAAEGAANVIEFPDPSGGAAEGS; via the coding sequence ATGCTCGACGTCAACCTCTTCGACCAGCTCCGGATCGGCCTGGCCACCGCGGACGCGATCCGCATGTGGTCCAACGGCGAGGTCAAGAAGCCGGAGACCATCAACTACCGCACGCTCAAGCCGGAGAAGGACGGGCTCTTCTGCGAGAAGATCTTCGGTCCGACGAAGGACTGGGAGTGCTACTGCGGCAAGTACAAGCGCGTCCGGTTCCGCGGCATCATCTGCGAGCGCTGCGGCGTCGAGGTGACGCGCTCCAAGGTGCGCCGCGAGCGGATGGGCCACATCGAGCTCGCCGCCCCGGCCGTGCACATCTGGTACCTCCGCGGCACCCGCTCGTGGCTGGCGTACCTCCTGTCGGGCATCGAGCCCCGTGAGGAGCTCAAGGCCAAGCAGCTCGAGAAGGTCATCTACTTCGCGGCCAACCTCGTCACGCACGTCGACGAGGAGCGCCGCCACAACGACCTCACCAGCCTCGAGGCCGAGATGCTCGGCGAGCGCGACGCCATCGAGAAGGACCGCGAGCTCGAGCTGGCGCGCCGGATGGAGGAGCTCGAGGGCGAGCTCGAGGCCCTCGAGGCCGAGGGCGCCAAGGAGTCCGACCTCGCCAGCCGCCGCAAGGCCGCCGACAAGGACCTCGCGGCGATCCGCGAGACCTACGACGACGAGCTCGAGCTGCTGAACCGGGTCTGGGACGAGTTCAAGGACCTCTACCCGCGCCAGATCATCGAGGACGAGACCCTGTGGCGCGAGCTGCAGGACCGCTACGCGGACTACTTCGAGGGCGGCATGGGCGCGGGCGCCATCAAGCTGCTCATCGACCGCATCGACCTCGAGGAGGAGGAGCGCAAGCTCCGGGAGGCGATCGACCCCGAGGAGGGTCGCAAGCCCCTCTCCGCGCAGCGCAAGCAGAAGGCGATCAAGCGCCTCAAGATCGTCGCGGCGTTCAACCGCCAGGACGAGAACGGCAGCCGGGTCAACGACCCCCGCGCCATGATCCTCGACGTCGTGCCGGTGATCCCGCCCGACCTGCGCCCGATGGTGCAGCTCGACGGCGGCCGCTTCGCCACGTCCGACCTCAACGACCTGTACCGCCGGGTCATCAACCGGAACAACCGCCTGAAGCGCCTCCTCGACCTCGGTGCCCCCGAGATCATCGTCAACAACGAGAAGCGCATGCTCCAGGAGGCCGTCGACGCCCTGTTCGACAACGGCCGCCGCGGCCGTCCGGTCACGGGTCCGGGCAGCCGTCCGCTCAAGTCGCTGTCCGACATGCTGAAGGGCAAGCAGGGCCGGTTCCGCCAGAACCTGCTCGGCAAGCGCGTCGACTACTCCGGCCGTTCGGTCATCGTGGTCGGCCCGACCCTGCAGCTGCACCAGTGCGGCCTGCCCAAGCTCATGGCGCTGGAGCTGTTCAAGCCCTTCGTCATGAAGGCGCTGGTCGACAAGGAGCTGGCCCAGAACATCAAGTCGGCCAAGCGCATGGTCGAGCGTCGCCGCCCGCAGGTGTGGGACGTCCTCGAGGACGTCATCAAGGAGCACCCCGTGCTCCTGAACCGTGCCCCGACGCTGCACCGCCTCGGCATCCAGGCGTTCGAGCCGATCCTCGTCGAGGGCAAGGCCATCCAGATCCACCCGCTCGTCTGCGCGGCGTTCAACGCCGACTTCGACGGCGACCAGATGGCCGTGCACCTGCCGCTGTCGGCCGAGGCCCAGGCCGAGGCCCGCGTGCTCATGCTCAGCGCCAACAACATGCTGAGCCCCGCGCACGGCAAGCCGCTGGTCACGCCCACCCAGGACATGATCATCGGTGCCTTCTACCTGACGTCCCAGGTCGACGGCGCCGACGGCGAAGGCCGCGTCTACAAGCGGATGGACCAGGTCGAGCGCGACATCGAATCGGGCGAGCTCAGCATCCACGCGACCATCGAGTACCGGGGCAGCGAGTTCCCCGACCTGCTCGAGTCGCCGGCGAACGGCTCCGCCGCCGTCTGGAGGAAGACGACGGCCGGCCGCCTGCTGTTCAACCGGGCGCTGCCCTCCGGCTTCGGCTTCGTGGACGAGCCCGTGCGCAAGCGGGAGATGACCTCGATCGTCGACCGTCTCGCCATCGAGTTCGAGCGCGCGGTCGCGGCCGACGCCCTCGACGCCATGAAGTCGCTCTGCTTCAACTACGCCATGCGGTCGGGTCTGACGATCTCGATCGACGACGTCCAGACGCCGTCGGACAAGTACGACATCCTCGACCGCCACGAAGCCGAGGCCGACAAGGTCGAGAAGCAGTTCCGGCGCGGCATCATCACCGACGGCGAGCGGAAGCAGAAGGAGGTCGAGATCTGGACCACCGCGACCGCCGAGGTCACCCGGGCGATGCAGCAGGCCATGCAGGCCAAGCAGTTCAACCCGATCGACATGATGGTCGGCTCGGGCGCCCGAGGGAACATGATGCAGGTCCGCCAGATCGCGGGCATGCGAGGCCTGGTGGCCAACCCCCGCGGCGACATGATCCCCCGCCCGATCAAGTCCAACTTCCGTGAGGGCCTGTCGGTGCTGGAGTACTTCATCGCCACGCCGGGTGCCCGGAAGGGCCTGGTCGACACCGCCCTCCGGACCGCGGACTCGGGCTACCTGACCCGCCGTCTGGTGGACGTCGCCCAGGAGCTGATCATCAACGACCGGGATCCGTTCGCCGAGGGCGGCCCGATCCGTTCGATCACCATCGAGGACGTTCGCCCCGACGAGGCGGGCAAGCGGTTCTACCTGGAGACGCGCCTGTTCAGCCGGACCCTCGCCGAGGACATCACCCTCGCCGACGGCAACGAGCTGCCCAAGGGCACGCTCGTCGGCACCGAGGAGATGGAGGCGCTGCGCGACGACCCGGGGGTCACCTCGGTGCGCGTGCTGTCGCCGCTCACCGACGAGAGCGAGCTCGGCATCTCCGGCGCCGCCTACGGCCTGTCGCTCGCGACCGGCCGCAACATCGAGCCCGGCGAGGCCGTCGGCGTCATCGCCGCCCAGTCGATCGGCGAGCCCGGCACGCAGCTGACCATGCGGACCTTCCACACCGGTGGTGTGGCGGCGTCCGGCGGCGACATCACCGGTGGCCTTCCCCGCGTCGTCGAGCTCTTCGAGGCCCGAACCCCGCGGAACAAGGCCGTGCTGGCCCGCATCTCGGGCGTCGTCCGCATCGACGACGAGGACGGCAAGGTCTGGAACGTGACCGTGGTCGGCGACGACGGCACCGAGGACCTCCACGCCATCGAGCGCGAGCGGCCGCTGCGGATCCGGGAGGGTGACGAGGTCACCGCCGGCGACGCGCTGGTCGAGGGTCCCCGCGACCCGAAGGAGCTGCTCGAGATCAAGGGCGTGCGCTCCGTGCAGCAGTACCTGGTGGACGAGGTCCAGCGGGTCTACCGCGACCAGGGCGTGTCGATCCACGACAAGCACATCGAGCTCATCGTGCGGCAGATGACCCGCCGCATCGCCATCCAGGAGCCGGGGGAGTCCGACTTCCTCCCCGGCGAGCGGGTGGACCAGCGGGTCTTCGCGGACACCAACCGCCAGCTGGTGACCGAGGGCAAGAAGCCCGCCGAGGGCCGCCCCGAGCTCATGGGCATCACGAAGGCCTCGCTGGCCACCGACTCGTGGCTGTCCGCCGCCTCCTTCCAGGAGACGACGCGGGTGCTCACCGAGGCGGCCATCGAGTCCCGCTCCGACGGCCTGCTCGGCCTGAAGGAGAACATCATCATCGGCAAGCTGATCCCCGCCGGTACCGGCATGAACCAGTACCAGGAGATCCAGACGTTCGCCCCGGAGTACGAGCCGCTGGACTACTTCAGCTCGGACGCCGCCGACGACAGCGCCAGCATCGCCCAGTGGCTCGCCAACCTCGGCGGTCCGTCCGACGAGGAGCTGGCCGCCGAGGGTGCCGCGAACGTCATCGAGTTCCCCGATCCGTCGGGGGGCGCGGCCGAGGGTTCCTGA
- the rplA gene encoding 50S ribosomal protein L1, which yields MAHGKRYLDATKRYDRERHYSADEAIDVVKSLATAGFDETVEAVVRLGVDPRKADQMIRGTVALPSGTGKDVRVAVFAQGDAANAAEAAGAEFVGAEDLAAQIEGGMLDFDVTIATPDLMPLVGRLGRVLGPRGLMPNPKTGTVTPDPAKAVEEFKGGKVEYRTDRNGNVHVGIGKASFGSEALVANFTAIVDELIKAKPSSSKGRYIRKVTLSSTMGPGVQLDVARLES from the coding sequence ATGGCACACGGGAAGCGCTACCTCGACGCGACCAAGCGGTACGACCGTGAGCGTCACTACTCCGCCGACGAGGCGATCGACGTCGTCAAGAGCCTGGCCACGGCCGGCTTCGACGAGACGGTCGAGGCGGTCGTCCGCCTCGGCGTCGACCCCCGCAAGGCCGACCAGATGATCCGCGGCACCGTCGCGCTCCCCTCGGGCACCGGCAAGGACGTCCGCGTCGCCGTGTTCGCCCAGGGCGACGCCGCCAACGCGGCCGAGGCGGCCGGCGCCGAGTTCGTCGGCGCCGAGGACCTGGCCGCCCAGATCGAGGGCGGCATGCTGGACTTCGACGTCACGATCGCCACGCCCGACCTGATGCCGCTCGTCGGCCGCCTGGGCCGGGTGCTCGGCCCCCGGGGCCTCATGCCGAACCCCAAGACCGGCACGGTGACCCCCGACCCCGCCAAGGCGGTCGAGGAGTTCAAGGGCGGCAAGGTCGAGTACCGCACCGACCGCAACGGCAACGTCCACGTCGGCATCGGCAAGGCCAGCTTCGGCTCCGAGGCCCTCGTCGCCAACTTCACCGCGATCGTGGACGAGCTCATCAAAGCCAAGCCGAGCTCGTCCAAGGGCCGCTACATCCGCAAGGTCACGCTCAGCTCGACCATGGGCCCGGGCGTCCAGCTCGACGTCGCCCGCCTCGAGAGCTGA
- the rplK gene encoding 50S ribosomal protein L11: protein MAKKKVVAIVKIQIPAGQASPAPPVGTALGPHGVAIMDFCKEYNARTEAQRGTIVPVEISIYEDRTFSFITKTPPAPVLIREAAGLDKAAETPGRGFVGKITDAQLTEIAQTKLPDLNTDDLDAAKLQIAGTARSMGIEVV from the coding sequence ATGGCCAAGAAGAAGGTCGTCGCCATCGTCAAGATCCAGATCCCGGCCGGGCAGGCGTCGCCGGCGCCGCCCGTCGGCACGGCGCTCGGCCCGCACGGCGTGGCGATCATGGACTTCTGCAAGGAGTACAACGCCAGGACCGAGGCGCAGCGCGGCACGATCGTGCCGGTCGAGATCTCGATCTACGAGGACCGCACGTTCTCGTTCATCACGAAGACCCCGCCGGCCCCCGTGCTGATCCGCGAGGCCGCCGGCCTCGACAAGGCGGCCGAGACCCCGGGCCGGGGCTTCGTCGGCAAGATCACCGACGCCCAGCTCACCGAGATCGCCCAGACCAAGCTGCCCGACCTCAACACCGACGACCTGGACGCCGCGAAGCTCCAGATCGCCGGCACCGCCCGCTCGATGGGCATCGAGGTCGTCTGA
- the nusG gene encoding transcription termination/antitermination protein NusG — protein MTDENVNVAATADDGAEDALEAAVENEAEVEELIADVEGDDAATDAVEAIAEVEDIEPDGVLVEAPAELDAALDELAEAEAILDEAEDEVAEEAVEEIAADAVAEEVAEELVDEAVAAEADAAADAEVLDEEELLEEEAPAPKPESPYDRPGKWYVLHTQSGYENKVRQNIEARRASMNMESRIHEVVIPMEDVVEFKQGKKVVVQKKMFPGYLLVRCSLDDDSWYVIRNTPGVTGFVGAGNKPQPLPRKDVENFLQVKDETQESVPSKSTRPRLEYEINETVRVKEGPFADFSGEIVEINEDQLKVKVLVNIFGRETPVELEFSQVAKL, from the coding sequence ATGACTGACGAGAACGTGAACGTCGCAGCGACCGCCGACGACGGTGCGGAGGACGCCCTGGAGGCGGCCGTCGAGAACGAGGCCGAGGTCGAGGAGCTGATCGCCGACGTCGAGGGCGACGACGCCGCGACCGATGCCGTCGAGGCGATCGCCGAGGTGGAGGACATCGAGCCCGACGGCGTGCTGGTCGAGGCCCCCGCCGAGCTCGACGCCGCGCTCGACGAGCTGGCCGAGGCCGAGGCGATCCTGGACGAGGCCGAGGACGAGGTCGCCGAGGAGGCCGTCGAGGAGATCGCCGCCGACGCGGTCGCGGAGGAGGTCGCCGAGGAGCTGGTCGACGAGGCGGTGGCCGCCGAGGCTGACGCAGCGGCCGACGCCGAGGTGCTCGACGAGGAGGAGCTGCTCGAGGAGGAGGCCCCGGCCCCCAAGCCCGAGTCGCCCTACGACCGCCCCGGCAAGTGGTACGTGCTGCACACCCAGTCCGGCTACGAGAACAAGGTCCGCCAGAACATCGAGGCCCGCCGGGCGTCGATGAACATGGAGTCCCGGATCCACGAGGTCGTCATCCCGATGGAGGACGTCGTCGAGTTCAAGCAGGGCAAGAAGGTCGTCGTCCAGAAGAAGATGTTCCCCGGCTACCTGCTGGTGCGCTGCTCGCTCGACGACGACAGCTGGTACGTGATCCGCAACACGCCGGGCGTGACGGGGTTCGTGGGCGCCGGCAACAAGCCCCAGCCGCTGCCCCGCAAGGACGTCGAGAACTTCCTGCAGGTCAAGGACGAGACGCAGGAGAGCGTGCCCAGCAAGTCCACCCGGCCCCGCCTCGAGTACGAGATCAACGAGACGGTGCGGGTCAAGGAGGGTCCGTTCGCGGACTTCTCGGGCGAGATCGTCGAGATCAACGAGGACCAGCTCAAGGTCAAGGTGCTGGTCAACATCTTCGGCCGCGAGACGCCGGTCGAGCTCGAGTTCTCCCAGGTCGCCAAGCTCTGA
- the rplJ gene encoding 50S ribosomal protein L10 produces MENPRPDKVAVVDEVKDKFQDADAVIITEYRGLTVRDLQDLRTSLREAGGEYRVYKNTLVRRATTALDLALDEQLLGPTALTFVGDKADGTPGDVVTVAKALKTFAKANPLLVLKGGVLGDSLLDEAALSRLAEVAPREELLARLAGGMAAPMQNFASLLNAIPQKMAYALQALIEQGGASTAAPATESAAADDDADTTAEADPADTAEAEAADAAPAEDTDQDETPDDGDAVEASADDTAQEEE; encoded by the coding sequence ATGGAGAACCCGAGGCCGGACAAGGTGGCCGTGGTGGACGAGGTCAAGGACAAGTTCCAGGACGCGGACGCCGTGATCATCACCGAGTACCGCGGCCTGACGGTTCGTGACCTGCAGGACCTGCGGACCTCGCTGCGCGAGGCCGGCGGCGAGTACCGCGTGTACAAGAACACGCTCGTGCGGCGGGCCACGACGGCGTTGGACCTGGCGCTCGACGAGCAGCTGCTCGGACCGACGGCGCTCACGTTCGTCGGCGACAAGGCCGACGGCACGCCGGGCGATGTCGTGACGGTGGCGAAGGCCCTCAAGACGTTCGCGAAGGCCAACCCGCTGTTGGTCCTCAAGGGCGGCGTGCTGGGCGACTCGCTGCTCGACGAGGCGGCGCTGTCGCGCCTGGCGGAGGTCGCACCCCGGGAGGAGCTGCTCGCTCGTCTCGCCGGTGGCATGGCTGCGCCCATGCAGAACTTCGCCAGCCTGCTCAACGCCATCCCCCAGAAGATGGCGTACGCGCTGCAGGCGCTGATCGAGCAGGGCGGTGCGAGCACCGCGGCCCCCGCGACGGAGTCCGCAGCAGCGGACGACGACGCGGACACGACTGCCGAGGCAGATCCAGCGGACACCGCTGAGGCCGAGGCGGCAGATGCCGCCCCGGCAGAGGACACGGACCAGGACGAGACCCCCGACGATGGGGACGCGGTCGAGGCGAGCGCCGACGACACCGCACAGGAAGAGGAGTGA
- the rpoB gene encoding DNA-directed RNA polymerase subunit beta: MSSRVNFRDRYSFANLEEVLDLPDLIAIQRESFRWFVEQGLADAFRDISPIKDFTETLSLELEFDPFDEDLRPPPKFTVEECKEKDMTFSAPIFARARFMNANTGEIKEQTVFMGDFPMMTDKGTFIINGTERVVVSQLVRSPGVIFQPGERFRLRNLSKHQLVTGTIHPYRGEWIEFDVEQKPGKDPTAGTRVARKRRLSLFVLLRALGYDEENAPGFLEAFVRHFDFLEGQWEKDRELAPTQEEAIIEIYKRARPGEPATVDSARNYFNNAFFEPRRYDLSRVGRYKLNRKLGPEIERLQEQFPQLAGLLDVPDPDQPVLSRCEVLAATTYLLNLAAGTHGYRLDDQDHFANRRIRSVGELIQNQVRIGLSRMERVVRERMTTQDVEAITPTTLINIRPVVAAIKEFFGTSQLSQFMDQVNPLSGLNHRRRLSALGPGGLSRERAGFEVRDVHFSHYGRMCPIETPEGPNIGLQGALATFARVNQFGFIETPYRKVENGKVTDEIVFLPADEEEEYIVAQANTPIGPDGKFTADRVLVRRSPQAASLSDLKLQLERDEFLGATTEISAVAPEEVQLMDVSPRQIVSVGTALIPFLEHDDANRALMGANMQKQAVPLLRAEAPYIGTGMEVRAARDAADMILAAEDGTVIDVDGSQIVVDYKKAGRVTYRLHKFERSNQDTCINQRPAVAEGQKVSAGDVLAEGPSTDNGELALGKNLLVAFMPWEGYNFEDAIILSERLVKDDVLTSIHIHEHEVDARDTKLGPEEITRDIPNLSEEILMDLDERGIIRVGAEVDPGDVLVGKVTPKGETELTPEERLLRAIFGEKAREVRDTSLKVPHGESGKVIDVKVFSRDDEHELPPGVNQLVRVYVAQKRKISVGDKLAGRHGNKGVISRILPIEDMPFLEDGTPVDIILNPLGVPSRMNVGQVLETHLGWAARWGWDDGDKHVGEAPIRGTETKTRPTTRPATLVATPVFDGAKWDETEMAGQHPTIKTIFSNVEPESVRPDYGDGGRLIGTDGKATLYNGRTGERYDNPVTVGYAYILKLAHLVDDKIHARSTGPYSMITQQPLGGKAQFGGQRFGEMEVWALEAYGAAYCLQELLTIKSDDTLGRVKVYEAIVKGENIPEPGIPESFKVLIKEMQALCLNVEVLSRTGEEIKMRELDEDFFRAAEELGIDLSRPERGSDEDDARRQAERR; encoded by the coding sequence TTGTCCTCTCGCGTCAACTTCCGCGACCGCTATTCGTTCGCGAACCTCGAAGAGGTCCTCGACCTCCCGGACCTGATCGCCATCCAGCGGGAGTCCTTCCGCTGGTTCGTCGAGCAGGGCCTGGCCGATGCGTTCCGCGACATCTCGCCGATCAAGGACTTCACCGAGACCCTCAGCCTCGAGCTGGAGTTCGATCCGTTCGACGAGGACCTGCGCCCTCCGCCCAAGTTCACGGTGGAGGAGTGCAAGGAGAAGGACATGACCTTCTCCGCGCCGATCTTCGCCCGCGCCCGCTTCATGAACGCCAACACCGGCGAGATCAAGGAGCAGACGGTCTTCATGGGGGACTTCCCGATGATGACCGACAAGGGCACGTTCATCATCAACGGCACCGAGCGCGTCGTGGTGAGCCAGCTCGTCCGGTCCCCGGGCGTCATCTTCCAGCCGGGTGAGCGGTTCCGCCTGCGGAACCTGTCCAAGCACCAGCTGGTCACCGGCACGATCCACCCCTACCGCGGCGAGTGGATCGAGTTCGACGTCGAGCAGAAGCCCGGCAAGGACCCGACGGCCGGCACCCGCGTCGCCCGCAAGCGCCGCCTCTCGCTGTTCGTGCTGCTGCGCGCCCTCGGCTACGACGAGGAGAACGCCCCCGGGTTCCTCGAGGCCTTCGTGCGCCACTTCGACTTCCTCGAGGGCCAGTGGGAGAAGGACCGCGAGCTCGCCCCCACCCAGGAGGAGGCGATCATCGAGATCTACAAGCGGGCCCGCCCGGGTGAGCCCGCCACCGTGGACTCGGCGCGCAACTACTTCAACAACGCCTTCTTCGAGCCGCGCCGCTACGACCTGAGCCGCGTCGGGCGCTACAAGCTGAACCGCAAGCTCGGCCCGGAGATCGAGCGCCTGCAGGAGCAGTTCCCGCAGCTCGCCGGCCTCCTCGACGTGCCCGATCCCGACCAGCCGGTGCTGAGCCGCTGCGAGGTCCTCGCCGCGACGACGTACCTGCTCAACCTGGCCGCCGGCACCCACGGCTACCGCCTGGACGACCAGGACCACTTCGCCAACCGGCGCATCCGCTCGGTCGGCGAGCTCATCCAGAACCAGGTCCGCATCGGCCTGTCCCGCATGGAGCGGGTCGTGCGCGAGCGCATGACCACCCAGGACGTCGAGGCGATCACCCCGACCACGCTGATCAACATCCGCCCGGTGGTCGCGGCCATCAAGGAGTTCTTCGGGACCTCCCAGCTGTCGCAGTTCATGGACCAGGTCAACCCGCTGTCGGGCCTGAACCACCGCCGTCGCCTCTCGGCGCTCGGCCCCGGTGGCCTCAGCCGTGAGCGGGCGGGCTTCGAGGTCCGCGACGTGCACTTCAGCCACTACGGCCGCATGTGCCCGATCGAGACGCCCGAGGGTCCGAACATCGGCCTCCAGGGCGCGCTGGCGACCTTCGCCCGCGTCAACCAGTTCGGCTTCATCGAGACGCCGTACCGGAAGGTCGAGAACGGCAAGGTCACCGACGAGATCGTGTTCCTCCCCGCCGACGAGGAGGAGGAGTACATCGTCGCCCAGGCGAACACGCCGATCGGTCCCGACGGCAAGTTCACCGCCGACCGCGTGCTCGTGCGGCGCTCGCCGCAGGCCGCCTCGCTGTCGGACCTGAAGCTCCAGCTCGAGCGCGACGAGTTCCTCGGCGCCACCACGGAGATCTCCGCGGTGGCCCCCGAGGAGGTCCAGCTCATGGACGTGTCGCCGCGCCAGATCGTGTCGGTCGGCACCGCGCTGATCCCGTTCCTCGAGCACGACGACGCGAACCGGGCGCTCATGGGCGCCAACATGCAGAAGCAGGCCGTGCCGCTGCTGCGGGCCGAGGCGCCCTACATCGGCACCGGCATGGAGGTGCGCGCCGCCCGCGACGCCGCCGACATGATCCTGGCCGCCGAGGACGGCACGGTCATCGACGTCGACGGCAGCCAGATCGTCGTCGACTACAAGAAGGCCGGCCGGGTCACCTACCGCCTGCACAAGTTCGAGCGCTCGAACCAGGACACCTGCATCAACCAGCGGCCCGCCGTGGCCGAGGGCCAGAAGGTGTCCGCCGGCGACGTGCTGGCCGAGGGCCCCTCGACCGACAACGGCGAGCTGGCGCTGGGCAAGAACCTGCTCGTCGCCTTCATGCCGTGGGAGGGCTACAACTTCGAGGACGCCATCATCCTCTCGGAGCGCCTGGTCAAGGACGACGTCCTGACGTCGATCCACATCCACGAGCACGAGGTCGACGCCCGCGACACGAAGCTGGGCCCCGAGGAGATCACCCGGGACATCCCGAACCTCTCCGAGGAGATCCTGATGGACCTCGACGAGCGCGGCATCATCCGCGTCGGCGCCGAGGTCGACCCGGGCGACGTGCTCGTCGGCAAGGTCACCCCCAAGGGCGAGACCGAGCTCACGCCCGAGGAGCGGCTGCTCCGAGCGATCTTCGGCGAGAAGGCCCGCGAGGTGCGCGACACCTCGCTGAAGGTGCCCCACGGCGAGTCCGGCAAGGTCATCGACGTCAAGGTGTTCAGCCGCGACGACGAGCACGAGCTGCCCCCGGGCGTGAACCAGCTGGTCCGCGTCTACGTCGCCCAGAAGCGCAAGATCTCCGTCGGGGACAAGCTCGCCGGCCGCCACGGCAACAAGGGCGTGATCTCCCGCATCCTGCCGATCGAGGACATGCCGTTCCTCGAGGACGGCACCCCGGTCGACATCATCCTGAACCCGCTCGGCGTCCCCTCCCGCATGAACGTGGGCCAGGTGCTCGAGACGCACCTGGGCTGGGCCGCCCGCTGGGGCTGGGACGACGGTGACAAGCACGTGGGCGAGGCGCCCATCCGCGGCACCGAGACCAAGACGCGTCCGACCACCCGTCCCGCCACGCTCGTCGCCACCCCGGTGTTCGACGGCGCCAAGTGGGACGAGACCGAGATGGCGGGCCAGCACCCGACGATCAAGACGATCTTCTCGAACGTCGAGCCCGAGTCGGTCCGCCCCGACTACGGCGACGGCGGCCGGCTCATCGGCACCGACGGCAAGGCCACGCTCTACAACGGCCGCACCGGCGAGCGCTACGACAACCCGGTGACCGTGGGCTACGCCTACATCCTGAAGCTCGCCCACCTCGTGGACGACAAGATCCACGCCCGCTCGACGGGTCCGTACTCCATGATCACCCAGCAGCCGCTCGGCGGTAAGGCCCAGTTCGGTGGCCAGCGCTTCGGTGAGATGGAGGTGTGGGCGCTCGAGGCCTACGGCGCGGCGTACTGCCTCCAGGAGCTGCTGACCATCAAGTCCGACGACACCCTCGGCCGCGTCAAGGTCTACGAGGCGATCGTCAAGGGCGAGAACATCCCCGAGCCCGGCATCCCCGAGAGCTTCAAGGTGCTCATCAAGGAGATGCAGGCGCTCTGCCTGAACGTCGAGGTCCTCTCCCGCACGGGCGAGGAGATCAAGATGCGTGAGCTCGACGAGGACTTCTTCCGTGCTGCCGAGGAGCTGGGCATCGACCTGTCCCGGCCCGAGCGCGGATCCGACGAGGACGACGCCCGCCGCCAGGCGGAGCGTCGCTGA
- the rplL gene encoding 50S ribosomal protein L7/L12 gives MATKEEILDAISSMTVLELSELLSEFEERFGVTAAAPVAVAAAAPAGGGGGDAGGAEEEKTSFDVVLTDAGDKKIQVIKEVRGLTSLGLKEAKDLVESAPKPVLEGVSKDEADKAKEALEAAGGSVEVK, from the coding sequence ATGGCGACCAAGGAAGAGATCCTCGACGCGATCTCCAGCATGACGGTGCTCGAGCTCTCCGAGCTGCTGAGCGAGTTCGAGGAGCGCTTCGGCGTGACCGCGGCGGCCCCGGTGGCCGTGGCGGCGGCCGCTCCGGCCGGTGGCGGCGGCGGTGACGCCGGCGGCGCCGAGGAGGAGAAGACCAGCTTCGACGTCGTGCTGACCGACGCCGGCGACAAGAAGATCCAGGTCATCAAGGAGGTCCGCGGCCTCACGAGCCTGGGTCTCAAGGAGGCCAAGGACCTCGTGGAGTCGGCCCCCAAGCCGGTGCTCGAGGGCGTCTCCAAGGATGAGGCCGACAAGGCCAAGGAGGCCCTCGAGGCCGCCGGCGGCAGCGTCGAGGTCAAGTGA